The genomic region GGCTCGAGTGCGCTCGCGTAAAGAACGAGCGACCGGGTAAAGAGATACGGAGCTTGAATCTTTCATGGCTCCGGGCGCCGTCGACTGTTTCGTGCTTTCGCCGTTATTCTTTCAGCGTTCGTTCCCGAGCTTCGGAGTCGCCGGCCTCCGTTTGCACGCAATTACAGTTTTCCCTCCTTACCGTCGCGCTCCGCCGCATCGCATTCTGCACATCCGCTGGCACCCGGAGAAGAAAACGGAGTCGCGCACAGGCCAATGAAAAATACCGCCCGCTGCTCGGTAGCGTCGCGATGCTGCCCCTGAATTCGTAAAAGCTCCCGAATGCTGCGACCTCGCGAGTTTGAGGAGCACTGTGCCAGCTACCAGACAGGCTCGCGCGACATTTGTCCAACGGTTGGAATTCTTAAGGGGCCCCGTCGAATAAGGAAGAGAAACGAAGCCGTATCTTTGGGTTATGGCCGCTTCCGAATGATTCAACCTTGCTGTTCTACTTGGCGTCTATGTTTGCGAGGATCTCATCTTCGTTTATgtaatatttaaaattgtacTTGAAATATAATGAATTGTAATAATAGTTATACttagtaattatattattaacttttCTGAAACAAAAGTAGCCACGAGGGGTGTTCGCGCACCCCCGGTGAGAAGTGAcatttattgataataatatattagcgtataatatgtattatatgtctctttattaaaattagtataatataatagtataagataaataatataatacaaatgtaatagcaagaaataatgtaatataatattaagatAGTATAATGTAGCAAAATATAATACTAAGATAGTATAATAtaagtagtataatataaataatataatacaaatagtataatataattagtataatataatataaatagtatattataattagtataatataaataatacaatacaaatagtataatataatataattggtaggtataatataatataaatagtataatataattagtataatataaaagtataatataaatattataatataaatagtatataatacaaaaataacaatataaatagtacaatataaaaataatataacataaatacaAGAAAGATATAACACTTCCTAATAGTTTGGATCCACTACACCCCCATGCACGTATCGTCGCCTTAAAACCCCAACAACATTAAGCAACTAAATCCACAAACGCAACTAAAATGCAACTAAAATGTCAAACTTTCGTCCGTCCGGTTACGACGGCCCGAAGGGATTCGAATGCGAGGCAAAGGTGATGAGGACAGCAGAGTTAAAAATAAAGTCACCCACGATGCCACCCCCGTCCTATGCACAGTCTATATAGGAAATCATCGTCGCTCTGCAAACGCTGAATTAAAGTCAAAGTCTGAAGCAGCACGAATCTCTGATATTATCCCGAATTCCTCGGAACGAACGTTTTCGTACACGTTGGAACAATACATATAATAGTCCCGCTGTTGGGCAGACGATGCAGCCTACCCTTACGTCGCCAACGTAGGAAGTCGTCACCGTCGGCCAACAGTGTCAATACCAACACGTGTCGTCGCCACTCGACTTGATAACCCACTCTCGCCGATATCGGATACCGTTGTGCCGACTTCTAGGTCACTGATCGCGGTGTTCCCTTGCACGTTCTTCATGGTGTTCGTGCAAGCGCGGCCATATCGCAGCCCCATAAGCAGACGAGCAAGCTGTGAGTAAGCTGACGAAAACTACCCCTTCGGGTGACGAGTTCGATGCGTTGCTGAGGATCATCTCTAGATGATCGAAGGAGGAGAGTATGGAGCCTTCTGACAAAATATACGACCTTGGTACCTTGCCCCGGGCAAGGCTAGATCTGTCCGCGATCTAGCTTCGCCGATTGATCCGAGGTCCCTTCGCGATTAAAGGTTGTTTCTCGAAAAGGTGACAGGTGGCTGGGCAACTTTCTATCGATCTCCGGCCGAGGAAAGAGCAAGGTTACTCGCTAGGGCGTAGCTTTCATGGAAAGGAGTCGGACAGGCGACGTTGGGAGGTCGAAGGCTGCCGATGTTTGATTCTCGTGGATCGCGGAAGTTCGAGGCGCTGTTGTGGCGATCTTAGAGACATCGTTATAGTGAGCTTAGAGACATCGTTGTAGTGAGCTTAGAGACATCGTTATAGTGAGCTTAGAGACATCGTTATAGTGATCTTAGACAAATCGTCATAGTAATCTTAGACAAATCGCCATAGTGATCTTAGAGACCTCGCCATAGCGATCTTAGACACATCGCTATAGTGATCTTAGAGACATCGTCATAGCAATCTTAGACACATCGTCATATTAATCTTAGACAAATCGCCATAGTGATCTTAGAGACCTCGCCATAGCGATCTTAGACACATCGCTATAGTGATCTTAGAGACATCGTCATAGCAATCTTAGACACATCGTCATAGTAATCTTAGACAAATCGCCATAGTGATCTTAGAAACATCGTTATAGCAATCTTAGACACATCGTCATAGTAATCTTAGACAAATCGCCATAGCAATCTTAGACAAATCGCCATAGTGATCTTAGAGACCTCGCCATAGCGATCTTAAGACACATCGCTATAGTAATCTTAGAGACATCGTCATAGCAATCTTAGACACATCGTCATAGTAATCCTAGACACATCGCCATAGCAATCTTAGACAAATCGCCATAGTGATCTTAGAGACATCGCCATAGCAATCTTAGACACATCGCCATAGCAATCTTAGACAAACCGCCATAGCAATCTCAGACAAATCGCCAGAACGATCTCAGACACATCGTCATAGTGATCTTAGACACGCCGCCATAGCAATCTTAGACAAACCGCCATAGCAATCTCAGACAAATCGCCAGAACGATCTCAGACACATCGTCATAGTGATCTTAGACACGCCGCGTCGATGCACGCGTGCCAAAAGTTCGCCCAGGACTCCAGCCAGGACTCTGGCAGGACTCCGGCAGGACTCCCCGGCTTTCATCCAATGGCCTTGGGCTTCCGCGGTATCGATCACGCGGCCGTCTAGTTGATTCTGTACACTCGGACCGATCCTCTGCGGCTCCCCGGAACAGGGAGTGTCCCTCCGGCCGACACACAAAACGAGAACCTACCCGCCCAGTTTCCTCGTTCCCTTGTTCCCTCGTTTCCCTGTTTTCCTGCTGTCTCTGTCCGCGCGTCCGCCCTCGTCGAGCAAGCACAGATGCGTGGCTTCTGGCGGGCTCGTCGCAGTTCATCTGCGTTATTTAACCCAGGTGCTAATCGAAGTGCTAACCGAGCGGTCAGCTCGCTCTTTCACCCTGTCCGAATTTCTGAAGAACGATTCCTGGCGGAATCGTCGCGGTTTTCTAGGCTAGAAATTTTAGGGGATGCGGAAACGTTGCAAAAGGAGTGAAAACGTTGCGGTTTTCTATGCTAGATTCTTGGGGGTCGCAGAGTCTAGCAGGGCGAAAATGTGTTAAGGTTTTTTAGGCTAGAGTTTTAGGGGATGCAGAGGCTGCTAGAAAAGTGAAAACGTTGCGGTTTTCTAAGCTGGAATTTTAGGGGATGCAGAAGTCTAGCAAAAAAGTGAAAACGTTGCGGTTTTCTAAGCTAGAATTTTAGGGGATGCAGAAGTCTAGCAAAAAAGTGAAAACGTTGCGGTTTTCTAAGCTAGATTTTTAGGGGTCGCAGAGTCCAGCAGGATGAAAAGTTAAGGTTCTCTAGGCTAGAATTTTAGGGGATGCAAAAGTCTATCAAAAAAGTGAAAACATTGCGGTTTTCTAGGCTAGAATTTTAGGGGATGCAAAGTCTAGCAAAAAAGTGAAAACGTAGCGATTTTCTAAGCTAGGTTTCTAGGGGTCGCAGAGTCTAGCAGTATGAAAAGTTAAGGTTCTCTAGGCTAGAATTTTAGGGGATGCAGAGTCTACTGGAGCGAAATGGTCGCAGTTTTCTAGGCTAAAATTTCAGGGGATGCAAAGTCTACCGGAGCGAAAACGTCGCAGTTCTGTGGGCTAAAATTTTAGGGGATGCAGAAGTCTACCAAAGAAGTGAAAACGCGAAGCTAGATTTTTAGGGGTCGCAGAGTCCAACAGTGCGAAAACATCACGCTCTTCTAGGCTAGTATTTTAGGGGATGCGGAGTCTACTGGAGCGAAATGGTCGCAGTTTTCTAGGCTAGAATTTTAGGGAATGCAGAAATGTTGCAAAAAGAGTGAAAACGTTGCGGTCTTCTAAGTTAGATTTTTAGGGGTTATAGAGTCCAGCAGGGTGGAAACGTGTTAAGGTTTTCTAGGCTAGAGGTTTAGGGGCTGCAGAGTCTACTGGAGCGAAATGGTCGCAGTTTTCTAGGCTAAAATTTCAGGGGATGCAAAGTCTACCGGAGCGAAAACGTCGCAGTTCTGTGGGCTAAAATTTTAGGGGATGCAGAAGTCTACCAAAGAAGTGAAAACGCGAAGCTAGATTTTTAGGGGTCGCAGAGTCCAACAGTGCGAAAACATCACGCTCTTCTAGGCTAGTATTTTAGGGGATGCGGAGTCTACTGGAGCGAAATGGTCGCAGTTTTCTAGGCTAGAATTTTAGGGAATGCAGAAATGTTGCAAAAAGAGTGAAAACGTTGCGGTCTTCTAAGTTAGATTTTTAGGGGTTATAGAGTCCAGCAGGGTGGAAACGTGTTAAGGTTTTCTAGGCTAGAGGTTTAGGGGCTGCAGAGTCTACTGGAGCGAAATGGTCGCAGTTTTCTAGGCTAGAATTTCAGGGGATGCAAAGTCTACCGGAGCGAAAACGTCGCGGTTTTGTAGGCTAAAATTTTAGGGGATGCAAAGTCTACCAAAGAAGTGAAAACGCGAAGCTAGATTTTTAGGGGTCGCAGAGTCTAGCAGAACGAAAACGTTGCGGTTTTCTATGCTTGTCTTTTAAGGGATGCAGAAGCCTACCAAAGAAGTGAAAACCCGAAGCTAGATTTTTAGGAGTCACAGTGTCCAGCAGAGCGAAAACATGTAGCGTTTTTCTAAGCTTGTCTTTTAGGGGATGCAGAAGTCTACCAAAATATCGATAACCCGATGCTAGATTTTTAGGGGTCGCAGAGTCCAGCAGTGCGAAAGCATCACACTCTTCTAGGCTAGTATTTTAGGGGATGCAGAAGTCTATCAAAAAAGTGAAAACATTGCGGTTCTCTAGGCTATATTTGCAGGGGTTGCAAAGTCAAGCAAATCGAGAACGTCTCAATTTTCTAAGCTTGATTTCCAGGGGATGCAAAGACTgctaaaaaaaaatgcaaacgTTGCAGTCTTCCAAGCTAAATTTTTAGGGGATGCAGAGTCTCGAAAAGGTACACAGTCGCCGGCGCTGCTTGTCTGCGAGACGACGCAGTCTATGATAGGCTAATCGAAGCTACGACTATCCTTACCCCGTAGTGTCGCATGATTTTCTTCTTGTTAGAGTACAGGTCGAATTTTGACGTCTCCTCGCCGTAACAGGGACGCGCCTGGAAACAGCGGGGCACCCTTAAGTAGCCGGCCATGGTTTCCAGTTCTGTAATAAACGAGGATTCtagaataatttaattaaaaacgcttcgaaagaaaaaaaaacagcggACGCGAACAACGCGCTTCACGATCGAGCGAGCAAAATGCTACAACGCATACCGAAAAACATACCGAAAAAAAGCTTATCGGCCGAGAGAACGGTTATGACAGTCGCTGCGATGGTTCGCGAACGTTGTTACGAATAGCGTTCGTCTTTTGTCGGCGCTCGTTCGTCTGTCGGCTGCCATCGTTCGAAGCAGGGCTAAAATCGAACTGATTGCTTCGCCGTAAAAAAAcgtgaaaaaaagaaacaaaacgaACGCAAAACCGTCCACCCGTTTGCATAATTCCAGGGTAGAGCGCGGCACGGGCAATAAAGTGCTTAACAGGCGAGACCCGTTCGGGAAAGACGTCGTTAAACATTTGCAACGGTTCCAGCAGACGAATAAGAAACGcgataataaaaagaaattattcaGAGGCGTGTGTAAAGTCGGCCGAGGATCCCTGCCGCTGGATAATATCAAATATTTAACAGCTGATTGCACGTGGCCGGTAAAAGCGCGCCCCCGACGAATCACGAATCGCTCGACGTCGTTCCATGCGAGCTTTTTTCACGAGCTTCTTTTCCGAGCATCGAACCGCTCCAAATTGAATTTCGTCCGCGATAAATCATCGAATTTATCACTTCTGTTGCACGGCGCATTCGAACTCGGAAGTTTGCCAATAATAACACCGGAATTACGTTCAGCATGAAGTTCTTGTTAATTCGACACCCCTCGCAGGATACGTTTCGATCAGTCGTTtagaaattacagtaatgtctcccttactgacgctcggattatccagtaaaatggataatttgggaagaggaggtacgattattggagctttgcagctcatttttatagttgttgacaattcgtaattataaaaatgaaccgcaaggatcggatacattcccaaattgtccatttttccatACTTCGCTTCCGtaaaataatgtctcccttactgacgctcagattatccagaaaaaaatggataatttgggaagagaagatacgattattggagctccgcagctcatttttatagttgttgacaattcgtaattatagaaatgaaccgcaaggatcgaatacatttccaaattgtccatttttccatACTTCGCttctgtacaataatgtctctcctactgacgctcagattatccagcaaaatggataatttgggaagagaagatacgattattggagcttcgcagctcatttttatagttgttgacaattcgtaattataaaaatgaaccgcaaggatcggatacattcccaaattgtccatttttccatACTTCGCTTCCGtaaaataatgtctcccttactgacgctcagattatccagaaaaaaatggataatttgggaagagaagatacgattattggagctccgcagctcatttttatagttgttgacaattcgtaattataaaaatgaaccgcaaggatcgaatacattcccaaattgtccattttttcatacTTCGCTTCCGtaaaataatgtctcccttactgacgctcagattatccagaaaaatggataatttgggaagagaagatacgattattggagcttcgcagctcatttttatagttgttgacaattcgtaattatagaaatgagccgcaaggatcggatatattcccaaattgtccatttttatgcacaatctgagcgtcagtaagggagacattactctacagAAGCgaagtatagtaatgtctccctaactgacgctcagattgtgcactaaaatggataatttttataactataaaattatatataatatataatataatttatatatataggttataactataaaaataaaccgcaaggctcgaacaatcgtatcccctcttcccaaattgtccacttttgttgaccatctgagcgtcaattagagagacattactgtacattgtcGCGGAGCGAACGTTTCGAATGCTCCGCCAGCTCAGGAATAATTCCCTGTAATTGATAGCAATTAAATACGTCGACGCACGTGCTTCGATTCAGCGGTAAAAACAAGCGCTAACAAAACGTTAATTATAGCGGAGAGAATATGTGACGATACCGAACGTGTCCCTGCGGATCGGCGGATTAATTGAAAGCGGCGTAGCTTCGACGACTTCCGGTGAGAACCCCTGACACGCGCCGGAGGGTTCGTGAAAACGGAACCGACAGCCCGGAAGAATTTAATCGGTGAAAGAAAGCTACGCGGACGATGCAACAGCGTCTCCCGGCTATTTTTATCGTCACCTTCTGTCAGGGTGCGACGGCAATCGGCGAACGTAATCTCGAGTAAAAAGGGAAAGTCCGATATATCGGATCTGTGCGCGGCGTATCCGCGGCGTTATACCGCACGTGTTGCCCCGCCGCGACAATAGGAGTCCGACCGTCGACTTTCAAACGGTGCCAAGAGACGGGGAAGGCTGTCACGCTGGCCAGTTTTCGGACAGGTTGCCGAGCAGTTTTGGCAGCGAGCGCGCCGAAAACGGATCCGGGAGAGTCAAGGCTCGCGAATTCGCGAAATTAATGTCGTGGCCCGACGAGAGAAGGGAGAGGCTGACAGTCTGGGGAGAAGGTGAAAGTGAGAACCGTCCGAAGCGGGCATAACCTAAAAATAAAGCTGCGGAAGCGCACGGTCGCTGGATAGCAGATTTCGCGGCGTATCGCGGACACCGTCTGTCGGTTCTAGGTGAACGTCTGGAACATGATCGTGCCCTAGTTGTTGCTGTTTTAACGAATGACTGCTGGGAAACGGAGAAAGTATGGAGATGTGCAACGTAGGGGACGACCGGACCCTGTTTGTCACAGCGCTTAACCGAAGAACTTGGTCCGAGCTCAGAGTCGTCGTCAGCGATCTACGCAGAAAATTGTCCGGGATCTCTGCCGTTTCCGTGCCAGGCTGCATCACCTTTCGATCCCTGCCCGATGGACGGTACGAACATACTTCTTCTCGCTCTAACATAACCTCAATCCGCTTCTGACTCTCTTTTCTGTTGCTTGGCTAGTTCGTACACGGAACACCGTATAAAACACCTTTAGGTTAACGTTGTTCTCTTCTTTTCCAGGACCAGGATATATTTCCTCAGCAGCCTCAACAACAGATGGGAGACCACTCTGCTGTACGTGGATATCGCCCACTTCGATCTTGCCAACGGATACCTTCTCCATTGGCAACCTGTGATAGAAGCGAATTTTCAAACGTAAGGCAATTCTTCTTTAAGCGGGCAGTACACGCGTCGACTTCTGAAACAGAAGTATACGCGGGGTACTCGTGGAGGTTCACCGAACTCCGACGCGTGTACTGTCGGGTCGAGCAGCGTAAATCGAATTCTGTATAGCTTCACGGATCCATTTTTACACGGTTGTAGAGTGTCCAGCACTAAGATCTTATCGAGGGAGGAACAGTTACTATGGGAGAGAAAAAGATTAGTCACTTGTGGAATTACCAGCTACGAAATTCATCCCGAGAGTGGGAAATTAGTTTTCCCAGCAGCTAGTAGCCTCTATCAATGTATAGATACAGGGTTTATGGTAATTTTCTTCTTTGTAACGATTACGATGCAAGTTCCAGTATCCGATTGAAATTGTAATTAACAAGAAATGTATTCGAATCGCAGGCTGGTCCGCTTTTTCCATCAGAAATACGAGCTGCAACGTCCGGCGCGAAATTGTGCCCGCAAATTTGCCCATGGAACAACGCGCTGATTGCTCATACATGTTCGGGAGACCTGTATCTGTCGCACAGCATCACAGGTTCCTCTTTGAGACTGACACATGCGAGAAAAGGTGGAAGAAACCTAACGGACGATCCTCTTACAGCGGGCACTCCGTCTTACGTGATGCAAGAAGAGTTCGCCAGGTCTGTAGCAACGTATAAGCGGCGTCCGTGTTTTCGGTAATGTACACCGTGTAAATTGATGCAGGTACATCGGCTATTGGTGGCAGCCGAAATCCGACGACGGCATTTATAGAATAGTCTACGAAGAAGTCGACGAGAGCGACgtgaaaatattttgtttccCGTCGCCGTCGAACTCCGAGGAGATCGATGAGTTTCGATTTCCGAGGGCCGGCACCCCGAACGCGAAAAGTAATTTGAAAATGGTGCAATTCCGTCTCACGGAAACGCTGCAAATAGTCAACATCGACATCCTGGAACTTCAGTATCCGCTGCACATTATGTTCCCTTGGATGGAATATATGGTCAGAGTGGGATGGACGCCCGACGCGCAATAGTAAGTGCAGAATCATGTTTTTTATAGATTTCGCGTTTTTCCTCGCGCGACGATCGTGCCTGTTAACGTTCTTTGTCCACGTTTAGCGTCTGGGTCCAGCTGTTGGACAGAAAGCAACAAAGGCTCGAATTAGTGTTACTATCGATAGACAATTTCTCCGAACCGCCCCCGAATGTATATAATTCGGAAAATCAGTTCACACCATCGTCGGCGAGCGTTCAGGTGATATATTCTGAGCAAAGTTCGACATGGATCAATCTAAACGATCTCCTGTATTTCTTACCATCCGACAATCCGTCGGAAGTAAAGTTCCTCTGGGGTAGCGAGGAATCCGACTATCGGCATCTGTATCTGATAACATCTAGAATATCAGGTGAAGCATCAACGAACATTTGTTGAACATTTGAAGCATCAACGTATTTGTTGGTCGCGTTTGAAATGTCGTGTAATCGTCGTTGTTTTTCTCGAAAGGCATAAACAATGAAGTCGAGGAGCCGTTGGACAGAATGGACAGTGTCTTCTTGCAACCTAGGGTCACGTCCAAGGTTGCTTTAACCCAAGGGGAGTGGGAGGTGTTAGGCAGAAAGCTGTGGGTAGACGAAACCAACTCCATTGTATATTTTCGAGGTTTGCGCGAAGGTCCGTTGGAGCAACACGTTTATGCTGTTTCATTGAATCGGCCGTTGGAGATAAGACTGCTTACGAGGCCCGGTTACAGTTACAACAGTATATATTTCAATAAAGAGTGCACGATGTTAGTAACTGTATACAGCTCCATCAAAACTCTACCCACTTGCCAGGTACGGGCGACACGGTCAACGTCGATTAAGGATCGCTCGGGATCATTTCTATCGATTGATTTTTTT from Megalopta genalis isolate 19385.01 chromosome 3, iyMegGena1_principal, whole genome shotgun sequence harbors:
- the LOC117221980 gene encoding dipeptidyl peptidase 9; protein product: MEMCNVGDDRTLFVTALNRRTWSELRVVVSDLRRKLSGISAVSVPGCITFRSLPDGRTRIYFLSSLNNRWETTLLYVDIAHFDLANGYLLHWQPVIEANFQTVSSTKILSREEQLLWERKRLVTCGITSYEIHPESGKLVFPAASSLYQCIDTGFMAGPLFPSEIRAATSGAKLCPQICPWNNALIAHTCSGDLYLSHSITGSSLRLTHARKGGRNLTDDPLTAGTPSYVMQEEFARYIGYWWQPKSDDGIYRIVYEEVDESDVKIFCFPSPSNSEEIDEFRFPRAGTPNAKSNLKMVQFRLTETLQIVNIDILELQYPLHIMFPWMEYMVRVGWTPDAQYVWVQLLDRKQQRLELVLLSIDNFSEPPPNVYNSENQFTPSSASVQVIYSEQSSTWINLNDLLYFLPSDNPSEVKFLWGSEESDYRHLYLITSRISGINNEVEEPLDRMDSVFLQPRVTSKVALTQGEWEVLGRKLWVDETNSIVYFRGLREGPLEQHVYAVSLNRPLEIRLLTRPGYSYNSIYFNKECTMLVTVYSSIKTLPTCQVFRITQKDWTVDTICLNPVGYLLEPSSPESELFTPEIFTHKISSGDTIYSMIFKPHNFQQGVKYPTILNVYGGPEVQLVSNTFKGMRHLRMHMLAARGYCVVLIDNRGSHHRGLVFESYLQHKLGTIELSDQVEVLTWLAEKTGYIDLDRVALHGWSYGGYLSLMGLIQYPEIFKLAIAGAPVTSWNFYDTGYTERYMDLPQNNRIGYMASSILTYVDKFPDEENRLLIIHGLIDENVHFFHTSQLIDALVKSGKPYQLQVYPNERHSLRSLDASKHYETTLLFFLQNHL